One part of the Streptomyces lydicus genome encodes these proteins:
- the bioB gene encoding biotin synthase BioB: MDLLNTLVDKGLRRELPTREEALAVLATSDDELLDVVAAAGKVRRQWFGRRVKLNYLVNLKSGLCPEDCSYCSQRLGSKAEILKYTWLKPDDASKAAAAGVAGGAKRVCLVASGRGPTDRDVDRVSETISAIKEQNEGVEVCACLGLLSDGQAERLRAAGADAYNHNLNTSEATYGDICTTHDFSDRVSTVQQAQAAGMSACSGLIAGMGETDADLVDVVFALRELDPDSVPVNFLIPFEGTPLAKEWNLTPQRALRILAMVRFVCPDIEVRLAGGREVHLRSLQPLALHLVNSLFLGDYLTSEGQAGKDDLAMIADAGFEVEGTDTTTLPEHRRGGCGGAQPATGAAEAPAATVPAPSDETRRDLVAVRRRGAGTDLPPNA; this comes from the coding sequence ATGGACCTGCTGAACACACTGGTGGACAAGGGACTGCGGCGCGAGTTGCCGACCCGCGAAGAGGCGCTGGCCGTCCTGGCGACGTCCGATGACGAACTGCTCGACGTCGTGGCCGCGGCCGGAAAGGTACGCCGCCAGTGGTTCGGGCGGCGGGTCAAGCTCAACTATCTCGTCAACCTCAAGTCGGGCCTGTGCCCCGAGGACTGCTCCTACTGCTCCCAGCGGCTGGGGTCGAAGGCCGAGATCCTCAAGTACACCTGGCTCAAGCCCGATGACGCCTCCAAGGCGGCCGCCGCCGGGGTGGCCGGCGGCGCCAAGCGGGTCTGCCTGGTCGCCAGCGGCCGCGGCCCGACCGACCGGGACGTGGACCGGGTCTCGGAGACGATCTCCGCCATCAAGGAGCAGAACGAGGGCGTGGAGGTGTGCGCCTGTCTGGGGCTGCTCTCCGACGGCCAGGCCGAGCGGCTGCGCGCGGCGGGCGCCGACGCGTACAACCACAACCTCAACACCTCGGAAGCCACCTACGGCGACATCTGCACCACGCACGACTTCTCCGACCGGGTCTCCACCGTCCAGCAGGCGCAGGCGGCAGGCATGTCGGCCTGCTCGGGCCTGATCGCCGGTATGGGGGAGACCGACGCCGACCTCGTCGACGTGGTCTTCGCACTGCGCGAACTCGACCCCGACTCGGTCCCGGTCAACTTCCTGATCCCGTTCGAGGGCACCCCGCTCGCCAAGGAGTGGAACCTCACCCCGCAGCGTGCGCTGCGCATCCTCGCGATGGTCCGGTTCGTCTGCCCGGACATCGAGGTGCGGCTGGCCGGCGGCCGCGAGGTCCATCTGCGCAGCCTGCAGCCGCTCGCGCTGCACCTGGTCAACTCGCTCTTCCTCGGCGACTACCTGACCAGTGAGGGCCAGGCCGGCAAGGACGACCTCGCGATGATCGCGGACGCCGGGTTCGAGGTCGAGGGCACCGACACCACGACGCTGCCCGAGCACCGGCGGGGTGGCTGCGGTGGTGCACAGCCCGCGACCGGTGCCGCCGAGGCGCCCGCCGCCACCGTTCCCGCGCCGTCCGACGAGACCCGTCGCGACCTGGTCGCGGTGCGCCGTCGCGGCGCCGGCACCGACCTGCCGCCCAATGCCTGA
- a CDS encoding adenosylmethionine--8-amino-7-oxononanoate transaminase gives MPEPLAPRDLLALDRQHVWHPYGPMPGTATPLLVESASGVRLRLAEPAEGQSELVDGMSSWWSAVHGYNHPVLNDAARGQLERMSHVMFGGLTHEPGVRLAKRLVDITPEPLQHVFLADSGSVSVEVAVKMCLQYWRSVGKPAKQRLLTWRGGYHGDTWQPMSVCDPEGGMHELWQGVLPRQIFADTPPAGFDAPPDEAYAAHLRELIGRHADELAAVIVEPVVQGAGGMSFHSPGYLRVLREACDAHDVLLVLDEIATGFGRTGTLFAAEHAGIAPDVMCVGKALTGGYLTLAATLCTTAVAEGISRGELPVLAHGPTFMGNPLAAAVADASIGLLLSQDWAREVKRIESGLTEALAPAGELPGVRDVRVLGAIGVVQLDHPVDLAAATRAAVREGVWLRPFRDLIYTMPPYITADDDVARIGAAVCAAAREG, from the coding sequence ATGCCTGAGCCGCTCGCCCCCCGCGATCTGCTGGCGCTCGACCGGCAGCACGTGTGGCACCCGTACGGGCCGATGCCCGGTACGGCCACGCCGCTGCTGGTCGAGTCGGCGTCCGGAGTCCGGCTCCGGCTCGCCGAACCGGCCGAGGGCCAGAGCGAGTTGGTGGACGGCATGTCGTCCTGGTGGTCGGCGGTGCACGGCTACAACCACCCGGTGCTCAACGACGCCGCGCGCGGCCAGCTGGAACGGATGAGCCATGTGATGTTCGGCGGGCTCACCCACGAGCCCGGCGTGCGGCTGGCGAAGCGGCTGGTCGACATCACCCCGGAGCCGCTGCAGCACGTCTTCCTCGCCGACTCCGGCTCGGTCTCCGTCGAGGTCGCCGTCAAGATGTGCCTCCAGTACTGGCGCTCGGTCGGAAAGCCCGCCAAACAGCGGCTGCTGACGTGGCGGGGCGGCTACCACGGCGACACCTGGCAGCCGATGTCGGTGTGTGACCCGGAGGGCGGGATGCACGAGCTGTGGCAGGGGGTGCTGCCGCGGCAGATCTTCGCGGACACGCCCCCGGCCGGCTTCGACGCTCCGCCGGACGAGGCGTACGCGGCGCACCTCCGCGAGCTGATCGGCCGGCACGCCGACGAACTCGCCGCGGTGATCGTGGAGCCGGTGGTCCAGGGCGCGGGCGGGATGTCCTTCCACTCCCCCGGCTATCTGCGCGTACTGCGCGAGGCGTGCGACGCGCACGACGTGCTGCTCGTCCTCGACGAGATCGCCACCGGGTTCGGCCGGACGGGCACCCTCTTCGCCGCGGAACACGCGGGCATCGCGCCCGACGTCATGTGCGTCGGCAAGGCCCTGACCGGCGGATATCTCACACTGGCGGCGACCCTGTGCACGACGGCCGTCGCGGAGGGCATCTCGCGCGGCGAACTGCCGGTGCTGGCGCACGGCCCGACGTTCATGGGCAACCCGCTCGCCGCGGCCGTCGCCGACGCCTCGATCGGACTGCTGCTGTCCCAGGACTGGGCGCGGGAGGTCAAGCGGATCGAGTCCGGCCTGACCGAGGCGCTGGCGCCGGCCGGCGAGCTGCCCGGGGTCCGCGATGTCCGGGTGCTCGGGGCGATCGGCGTCGTCCAGCTCGACCACCCGGTGGACCTGGCCGCCGCGACCCGGGCGGCGGTGCGCGAGGGCGTCTGGCTGCGCCCGTTCCGGGACCTGATCTACACCATGCCGCCGTACATCACCGCTGACGACGACGTGGCACGCATCGGCGCCGCGGTGTGCGCGGCCGCCCGCGAGGGCTGA
- a CDS encoding toxin-antitoxin system HicB family antitoxin, with translation MAKTQLNVRVDEATAEAARERALQRGVSMNRYIEELVLKDAGEVGQTFVEAASDFMKQYERVFAEEFGLDADGAPGPTAPAGNPEGLPGTT, from the coding sequence GTGGCGAAGACACAGCTGAACGTCCGCGTGGACGAAGCCACCGCCGAAGCGGCGCGGGAGCGCGCCCTGCAGCGGGGAGTGAGCATGAACCGCTATATCGAGGAGCTGGTCCTGAAGGACGCCGGCGAGGTCGGACAGACCTTCGTCGAGGCCGCCTCCGACTTCATGAAGCAGTACGAGCGGGTCTTCGCCGAGGAATTCGGCCTCGACGCGGACGGCGCGCCCGGCCCCACCGCGCCGGCCGGCAACCCCGAAGGACTGCCGGGCACGACGTGA
- the bioD gene encoding dethiobiotin synthase codes for MSVLYVSGTGTEIGKTVTTAAIAATALARGRSVAVLKPAQTGVAAHEPGDVAEVERLAGKVTTLELARYPEPLAPATAAQRAGLPPVGPQEIAEAAAKLDASHDLVLVEGAGGLLVRFDAAGHTLADAARLSDAPVLVVVQAGLGTLNATALTALALRTYGLRCPGVVVGSWPAAPDLAAHCNLTDLPTAADAPLLGRIPEGAGMRAPEAFRASAVGWISHAFV; via the coding sequence ATGTCGGTGCTGTACGTGTCGGGCACGGGCACGGAGATCGGCAAGACCGTGACCACGGCCGCGATCGCCGCGACCGCGCTGGCTCGGGGCCGTTCGGTGGCGGTGCTGAAGCCGGCCCAGACCGGCGTCGCGGCGCACGAACCGGGCGACGTGGCGGAGGTCGAACGCCTGGCGGGCAAGGTCACCACGCTCGAACTTGCCCGCTACCCCGAGCCGTTGGCGCCCGCGACGGCCGCCCAGCGGGCCGGGCTGCCGCCGGTGGGCCCGCAGGAGATCGCCGAGGCGGCCGCGAAGCTGGACGCCTCGCACGACCTGGTGCTGGTCGAGGGCGCCGGCGGGCTGCTCGTACGCTTCGACGCGGCCGGCCACACCCTCGCCGACGCCGCGCGGCTGTCCGACGCGCCCGTGCTGGTCGTCGTCCAGGCCGGCCTGGGCACGCTCAACGCCACCGCACTGACCGCGCTGGCTCTGCGCACCTACGGACTCCGCTGCCCGGGCGTCGTCGTCGGCAGCTGGCCGGCCGCCCCCGACCTGGCCGCCCACTGCAACCTCACCGACCTCCCGACCGCCGCGGACGCCCCCCTCCTGGGCCGCATCCCGGAGGGCGCGGGGATGCGGGCGCCGGAGGCGTTCCGGGCTTCGGCGGTGGGGTGGATTTCCCACGCTTTCGTCTGA
- a CDS encoding APC family permease → MSVPVSVPHLKRSLRRFDIMAIAVAAVISFDVIGQIAAGGGQAVTWIAVIAVGFLVPYALVFAETGAAFPQEGGPYVWVELAFGRLTAVLTTMFYWVTNPVWLGGSLVFVAAAAWDRFVFPLGSATVADYVFKLVFIWAAILTAVISLRRGKWITTGGAGAKLLALALVTVTAAAYGIRYGFRGLHDAGFAPTGAGFLALVPVLLFAFVGFEGPNAAGDEMLDPQRDVPVAIGVSGAVATLSYLLPVLAIVAVSPGGRITGVGGFMEAARLVFGIYGDAQGALLAFVAVLFAVALLTQGSAWMIVADRMQAMAAADGGFFSRGLGVFHARLGTPVRMNLLSGVTATAFMVAAMHLASGNTSAIFGVVLTVAITTLLLSYIVVVPALLALRLRYPEVPRPYRVPFGTGGFACADLLVYAWILLGCWVALFPGTLERFVGFPYDFRATWGVSRVTFETFTLGTVAVLLAVAAAGYATQRMRARAR, encoded by the coding sequence GTGTCCGTCCCGGTCTCCGTCCCCCATCTGAAACGCAGCCTGCGCCGCTTCGACATCATGGCGATCGCGGTCGCCGCGGTGATCTCCTTCGACGTGATCGGGCAGATCGCCGCCGGCGGAGGGCAGGCCGTCACCTGGATCGCGGTCATCGCGGTGGGGTTCCTGGTGCCCTATGCCCTGGTCTTCGCCGAGACCGGCGCCGCGTTCCCGCAGGAGGGCGGTCCGTACGTCTGGGTGGAGCTGGCGTTCGGCCGGCTGACGGCCGTGCTGACCACGATGTTCTACTGGGTCACCAATCCGGTCTGGCTCGGTGGCTCGCTGGTGTTCGTGGCGGCGGCGGCCTGGGACCGCTTCGTCTTCCCGCTCGGCTCGGCGACGGTGGCCGACTACGTCTTCAAGCTGGTCTTCATCTGGGCCGCGATCCTGACCGCGGTGATCTCGCTGCGGCGCGGCAAGTGGATCACCACGGGCGGCGCCGGGGCCAAGCTCCTGGCGCTGGCCCTGGTCACCGTCACGGCGGCGGCGTACGGCATCCGGTACGGCTTCCGGGGGCTGCACGACGCCGGCTTCGCCCCCACCGGCGCGGGGTTCCTGGCGCTGGTGCCGGTGCTGCTGTTCGCGTTCGTCGGCTTCGAGGGTCCCAATGCCGCGGGGGACGAGATGCTCGACCCGCAGCGCGACGTGCCGGTGGCCATCGGGGTGTCCGGAGCCGTCGCAACCCTCAGCTATCTGCTGCCGGTGCTGGCCATCGTCGCCGTCTCCCCGGGCGGGCGGATCACGGGGGTGGGCGGGTTCATGGAGGCCGCCCGGCTGGTCTTCGGGATCTACGGGGACGCGCAGGGCGCGCTGCTGGCCTTCGTCGCGGTGCTGTTCGCGGTGGCGCTCCTGACGCAGGGCAGCGCCTGGATGATCGTCGCCGACCGGATGCAGGCCATGGCGGCGGCCGACGGCGGTTTCTTCAGCCGGGGCCTGGGCGTCTTCCACGCGCGGCTGGGCACGCCGGTCCGCATGAACCTGCTGTCCGGGGTCACCGCGACCGCCTTCATGGTCGCCGCCATGCATCTGGCGAGCGGGAACACCTCGGCCATCTTCGGCGTGGTGCTGACCGTCGCGATCACCACGTTGCTGCTGTCGTACATCGTCGTGGTCCCCGCCCTGCTGGCGCTGCGGCTGCGCTACCCGGAGGTGCCCCGGCCGTACCGGGTGCCCTTCGGCACCGGCGGCTTCGCCTGCGCGGACCTGCTGGTCTACGCCTGGATCCTGCTCGGCTGCTGGGTGGCGCTGTTTCCCGGCACTCTGGAGCGGTTCGTCGGCTTCCCGTACGACTTCCGGGCGACCTGGGGCGTCTCCCGGGTCACCTTCGAGACGTTCACGCTGGGCACGGTGGCGGTGCTGCTGGCAGTCGCCGCGGCGGGGTACGCGACCCAGCGGATGCGGGCCCGGGCACGGTAG